In a genomic window of uncultured Flavobacterium sp.:
- a CDS encoding L-ribulose-5-phosphate 4-epimerase gives MSSLYKDLKQECYEANMQLNALNLVVYTFGNVSAVDRENGVFAIKPSGVPYEDLKPEDIVIVDFDNNIIEGTMRPSSDTKTHAYLYKNWPNIGGVAHTHATYSVAWAQSQRDIPIFGTTHADHLTADIPCAPPMADALIEGNYEHNTGIQILDCFKEKNLSYEEVEMVLIGNHGPFAWGKNAAKAVYNSKVLEVVAEMAYLTLQINPNAPRLKDSLIKKHYNRKHGKDSYYGQ, from the coding sequence ATGAGTTCTCTTTATAAAGATTTAAAACAGGAATGTTACGAAGCCAATATGCAGTTAAATGCATTGAATTTGGTCGTATATACTTTCGGAAATGTGAGTGCTGTTGACAGAGAAAATGGTGTTTTTGCGATTAAACCAAGTGGCGTTCCTTATGAAGATTTAAAACCGGAAGATATTGTGATTGTCGATTTTGATAATAATATTATTGAAGGAACAATGCGTCCATCATCAGATACAAAAACGCATGCTTATTTATATAAAAACTGGCCAAATATTGGTGGCGTTGCGCATACACACGCCACTTATTCGGTTGCTTGGGCACAATCACAACGTGATATTCCCATTTTTGGAACTACGCATGCAGATCATTTAACAGCTGATATTCCGTGCGCGCCACCGATGGCAGATGCACTTATAGAAGGAAATTACGAACACAATACCGGAATTCAGATTTTGGATTGTTTCAAAGAAAAAAATCTTTCTTACGAAGAAGTAGAAATGGTTTTGATTGGAAATCACGGTCCGTTTGCCTGGGGGAAAAACGCAGCAAAAGCAGTTTACAATAGTAAAGTTCTTGAAGTAGTTGCCGAAATGGCGTACTTGACTTTACAAATAAATCCAAATGCACCAAGATTAAAAGATTCTCTAATAAAGAAACATTACAATCGTAAACACGGAAAAGATTCGTATTACGGACAATAA
- the araA gene encoding L-arabinose isomerase, whose product MIDISQKEVWFVVGSQELYGPETLKLVAEHAAIMAKGLDASSQIPVKIVCKDTLKSPKQILDLCLEANSAKNCIGIIAWMHTFSPAKMWIGGLSILKKPLCHLHTQYNAEIPWGTIDMDFMNLNQSAHGDREFGFIMSRMRKKRKVVVGHWEDPRVLNKLGVWTRVALGWDELQNLKVARIGDNMREVAVTEGDKVEAQIRFGMSVNGYDSSDVTKHIEKVTDQQLNDLLAVYESSYSLTDSLKEGGAQRSSLVEAAKIELGLRAFLEEGGFGAFTDTFENLGVWKQLPGIATQRLMADGYGFGGEGDWKTAAMVRALKVMNVGLEGGTSFMEDYTYHFTPQKSYVLGSHMLEICPSIADAKPSCEVHPLGIGGKEDPARLVFNSPAGAAINVSLIDMGNRFRLIVNEVEAIKPLADLPKLPVARVLWDCKPNLDIAATAWILAGGAHHTVYSQAITTEYMEDFADIAGIELLVIDEKTTVRDFKDKINANEAYYHLFQHGI is encoded by the coding sequence ATGATTGACATTTCTCAAAAAGAAGTTTGGTTTGTAGTAGGAAGCCAGGAATTATACGGACCGGAAACTTTAAAATTAGTGGCGGAACATGCTGCAATAATGGCAAAAGGTTTAGATGCTTCATCGCAAATTCCAGTAAAAATAGTTTGCAAAGACACTTTAAAATCGCCTAAGCAAATTTTAGATTTATGTTTAGAAGCAAATTCTGCTAAAAACTGTATCGGAATTATTGCTTGGATGCATACTTTTTCACCGGCAAAAATGTGGATTGGCGGATTAAGTATTTTAAAGAAACCATTATGCCATTTGCATACACAATACAATGCCGAAATTCCGTGGGGAACTATCGACATGGATTTCATGAACTTGAATCAATCAGCGCACGGAGATCGTGAATTTGGTTTTATTATGTCAAGAATGCGTAAAAAACGTAAAGTTGTGGTTGGACATTGGGAAGATCCTCGCGTTTTGAATAAACTTGGTGTTTGGACAAGAGTTGCTTTAGGTTGGGATGAACTTCAGAACTTAAAAGTAGCTCGTATTGGAGACAATATGCGTGAAGTTGCCGTTACGGAAGGTGATAAAGTTGAGGCTCAGATTCGTTTTGGAATGTCGGTTAATGGATATGATTCTTCGGATGTTACAAAACATATCGAGAAAGTTACAGATCAACAATTGAATGATTTATTAGCCGTTTATGAGTCTTCTTATTCTTTGACTGATTCTTTAAAAGAAGGCGGAGCACAAAGAAGTTCATTGGTTGAAGCAGCAAAAATAGAATTAGGTTTAAGAGCTTTCCTTGAAGAAGGAGGTTTTGGAGCTTTTACAGATACATTTGAAAACCTTGGAGTTTGGAAACAACTTCCGGGAATTGCAACACAAAGATTAATGGCCGATGGTTATGGTTTTGGTGGAGAAGGTGATTGGAAAACTGCTGCAATGGTTCGTGCATTAAAAGTAATGAACGTTGGACTTGAAGGAGGAACTTCTTTCATGGAAGATTATACATATCATTTTACACCACAAAAATCATATGTTTTAGGATCTCACATGTTGGAAATTTGTCCATCGATTGCAGATGCAAAACCTTCTTGCGAAGTGCATCCGTTAGGAATTGGAGGAAAAGAAGATCCTGCGCGTTTGGTGTTTAATTCGCCTGCGGGAGCGGCAATCAATGTGTCGTTAATTGATATGGGAAATCGTTTCCGTTTGATCGTAAATGAAGTTGAAGCTATAAAACCTTTGGCAGATTTACCAAAATTACCAGTTGCAAGAGTTTTATGGGATTGTAAACCAAATCTTGATATCGCAGCAACGGCTTGGATTCTTGCAGGAGGCGCGCATCACACGGTTTACAGCCAAGCAATTACAACAGAATATATGGAAGATTTTGCAGATATCGCCGGAATCGAATTATTGGTTATTGACGAAAAAACTACTGTAAGAGACTTTAAAGATAAGATCAATGCAAACGAAGCTTATTATCATTTGTTTCAACACGGGATTTAG